NNNNNNNNNNNNNNNNNNNNNNNNNNNNNNNNNNNNNNNNNNNNNNNNNNNNNNNNNNNNNNNNNNNNNNNNNNNNNNNNNNNNNNNNNNNNNNNNNNNNNNNNNTCGTGGTCAATCACGGCATCAGCGAGGAGCTTATATCAGACGCTCATGTCTGCATGAGCCGCTTCTTCGATATGCCTCTCTCCGAAAAACAGAGGGTTTTGAGAAAACCCGGCGAGAGTTGTGGCTACGCAAGCAGTTTCACGGGACGCTTCTCCACCAAGCTTCCATGGAAGGAGACCCTTTCTTTCCGGTTTTGCGACGGCGAGACACACCCAAAAACCGTTCAAGATTACTTCAGCGATGCGTTGGGACATGAGTTTGAGCCATTTGGGTAAAAgttaaaacagagcaataaactaaaaaaatagagaaaagaaaaaagaaaaaaaaaacccaaacattTGACATATCTTTTGTCCGTTCCTCtgttttttagaaaaccaataACCGGTTTCTTCTATACCATAACTTTAGAAGACTTGACTTATGTTATTGTTggtttgtggttgcaggaaggTGTACCAAGAGTATTGTGAGGCAATGAGTTCTCTGTCACTGAAGATCATGGAGCTTTTGGGGCTAAGTTTAGGAGTAAACCGAGActattttagagagtttttcGAAGAAAATGATTCGATAATGAGACTGAATTACTACCCTCCATGTCAGAAACCAGATCTTACATTAGGCACAGGACCGCATTGTGATCCAACTTCTCTTACCATCCTTCACCAAGACCATGTTGATGGCCTTCAAGTCTTTGTCGAAAATCAATGGCGCTCTATTCGTCCCAATCCCAAAGCCTTTGTGGTCAATATCGGAGATACTTTCATGGTAAGCCAACtaatgagaaagaaaagaaagaaagaaaaaaacacatattggTTAGATATATTTTGCCTAAGTACCGGCATGTACTAAACCGggctttttcttgttttgtaggCTCTATCGAACGATAGATACAAGAGCTGCTTGCACCGGGCAGTGGTGAACAGCGAGAGCGAGAGGAAATCACTTGCATTCTTCTTGTGTCCCAAAAAAGACAAAGTAGTGAAGCCACCAAGAGAGCTTTTGGACAGCATCACATCAAGGAAATACCCTGACTTCACATGGGCTATGTTCCTTGAGTTCACTCAGAAACAATATAGAGCAGACATGAACACTCTCCAAGCCTTCTCAGATTGGCTCACCAACAAACCCATCTAATAAATGTAAAACAAATATCTATGTCTTGTCTTGTTAgttactatctttttttttttttttggatttcatgtATATGGTAAGATGCAATAACACCCTTAATTAGCATTtcatttcttaaaaaaatgatCCTGTTACTACCATAATGACTACACACCCACCATTATTTATCAAATTGAAGAGAACAGTCCATcaagatattatatatagatagatatcgGAACATTTGTTTTAGTAGACTAGTAGCATGTTTGAGGAAGCGTTAAGGAGAATTAATACAAAGACAATGAACACATGGAATTTAATAGGTTagaagcagaaaaagaaaattgtggTCCCTTTgtacacaaaaacatgtaatCAGCAGACAGCAGGTTTCAACCTGAGATATGGATATATACTTGCTGCAAATAAACCAACGAATTTATCCAAAATATTGGCCTCTAAATCAATGGCATCTAATGAAAACCTTCCCACGGTCTGGTTTTCCATATATTTGGTGTGAAAGAGTTTTGATAATTAGCTTTTCGGTGCAAAACTATTCATGACAATTCAACAATAtgtaatattaaatttataatgttttgaaGGACCATGCATAGATCAAAGCTGCCTAAAAGAAGATTCGTATCAAAAAAATCTAAGGAAAAATTGTCACCGGCGGCGACCCTAGGTTGGTGATCGCCGGTCACATGAGTAAAAATGAACTTGTAGCCGGCGACTGCTTATTCTTGACCGGCGATCACCCTCCCCAGTCCCCCCACCTCCTTGTCTTACACTTTGAAGTTTGTTTTATATGTTGGTCTACATTGGAGAGAATAACAGttttatgttaattaatgaGAATTTTATGTGAATTGCATGTGGAACTCGTGAAGATATGTCAGGATAAGATCAGTAAGTTTTTGCGGTTTGGTGTAGAAAATAGTGGATCTACAAGAATTGCATGTCGAACTCGTGAGGACACGTACGTTTTGATAAGATCATATTTTCACAATGCCGAGTTAAGAGTTTGGGCTAGCTAAACCCGGTAAAAGATCCATGTCCGAGTGGTCGTAGGCTAAACAGTTCAGTTTTTGGGGATTGAAATCTAGGTTCCATGGGGTAATGCGGTATGGGCTTTTAATTGACAAAGTGTCT
The sequence above is a segment of the Camelina sativa cultivar DH55 chromosome 10, Cs, whole genome shotgun sequence genome. Coding sequences within it:
- the LOC104720122 gene encoding gibberellin 20 oxidase 1-like; protein product: MSRFFDMPLSEKQRVLRKPGESCGYASSFTGRFSTKLPWKETLSFRFCDGETHPKTVQDYFSDALGHEFEPFGKVYQEYCEAMSSLSLKIMELLGLSLGVNRDYFREFFEENDSIMRLNYYPPCQKPDLTLGTGPHCDPTSLTILHQDHVDGLQVFVENQWRSIRPNPKAFVVNIGDTFMALSNDRYKSCLHRAVVNSESERKSLAFFLCPKKDKVVKPPRELLDSITSRKYPDFTWAMFLEFTQKQYRADMNTLQAFSDWLTNKPI